From a region of the Panicum virgatum strain AP13 chromosome 2K, P.virgatum_v5, whole genome shotgun sequence genome:
- the LOC120691019 gene encoding uncharacterized protein LOC120691019, producing MQLEKLLPIMFCYSITKCKMKLLTAGNRELIILSNKASVCFLYQSAIWFKDETSKLCCKWLMAEPAQCISGKLQYDHYKIPKHRAYALCIYGKISWPPPVSVWSSNQHQFNKFWRDSLMCYSDLIVKFNLSGCLQSICLNQRNELDKFQLDVKIFAASHSDYLTIVAPNSIWGSEVKIYTIICMLDRFKCNGAMANSFRVFVLSPLVQSRNSALIVWPGDLQLLVELKQCANKKNKKVLDLDLYCFVSAYGLLLMWPRCSLHMAWLACYSDDVVLHSNDHIAGPLLNKREVWMRHNNSDGPILQFHLISTRLLSQPSGILLACELKQLESQDSYQRGFNKQRSRCSESVIMTALPCALACELQECAQNFQLGACFWGSLIYFSDSLYQLACYEPSDDPCGQLPYLLVGIMITVLDSIHACWMGAQFQFIGLRASHILSGGECHGLGCRVSPVGQEIMKAAEACIQKDKRNEGHDIEQQKKRRHLLPLSKNLPQ from the exons ATGCAGTTGGAAAAGTTGTTGCCAATAATGTTTTGTTATTCCATCACTAAGTGCAAGATGAAGTTGCTAACTGCTGGAAACAGAGAGCTTATTATACTTAGCAACAAAGCTAGTGTGTGTTTCCTATATCAGAGTGCTATTTGGTTTAAAGATGAGACCTCCAAGTTGTGTTGCAAATGGTTAATGGCAGAACCTGCTCAGTGCATCTCTGGGAAGTTACAGTATGACCACTACAAGATACCGAAGCACAGAGCTTATGCTTTATGCATTTATGGGAAAATTTCTTGGCCACCACCTGTTTCTGTATGGAGTTCAAATCAGCATCAGTTCAACAAGTTTTGGAGAGATAGCCTCATGTGCTACTCAGATTTGATCGTCAAGTTTAATTTGTCTGGATGTCTGCAAA GTATTTGCTTGAACCAGAGAAATGAGCTTGATAAGTTTCAGCTTGATGTCAAAATTTTTGCAGCAAGTCATTCAGATTATTTGACAATAGTAGCTCCTAATTCCATTTGGGGGAGTGAAGTCAAGATCTATACCATAATATGTATGCTGGACAGATTCAAGTGCAATGGTGCTATGGCCAATTCTTTTAGAGTGTTTGTTCTATCACCCTTGGTTCAGTCAAGGAACAGTGCACTGATTGTTTGGCCAGGTGATTTACAGCTGCTAGTTGAACTGAAGCAATGTGCAAATAAAAAGAACAAGAAGGTGCTGGACCTTGACCTCTACTGCTTTGTATCTGCATATGGACTCCTACTGATGTGGCCCAGATGCAGTTTGCACATGGCATGGTTGGCCTGTTATTCAGATGATGTGGTTCTGCACTCAAATGATCACATTGCTGGACCACTATTGAATAAAAGAGAGGTGTGGATGAGGCACAATAACTCTGATGGTCCTATCCTTCAATTTCATCTTATCTCTACACGATTACTGTCTCAACCAAGTGGGATTCTGCTAGCATGTGAGTTGAAACAATTGGAGTCACAAGATTCATATCAACGTGGGTTCAACAAACAAAGATCAAGATGTTCAGAATCAGTAATAATGACTGCACTGCCCTGTGCCTTGGCATGTGAATTGCAGGAATGTGCTCAAAATTTCCAGTTGGGTGCATGCTTTTGGGGAAGCCTGATTTACTTCTCAGATTCACTCTATCAACTTGCATGCTATGAACCAAGTGATGATCCATGTGGTCAACTACCTTATCTTTTGGTTGGCATCATGATAACTGTGCTCGACAGCATACATGCATGTTGGATGGGAGCTCAGTTTCAGTTCATCGGCTTGAGGGCAAGCCACATTTTAAGTGGGGGAgaatgtcatggactgggctgCCGTGTGAGCCCAGTGGGCCAGGAGATAATGAAGGCGGCGGAGGCCTGTATACAAAAGGACAAGAGAAATGAAGGCCACGACATCGAACAACAAAAGAAGAGacgtcatcttcttcctctgtccAAGAACTTGCCCCAGTAG